One Glycine max cultivar Williams 82 chromosome 6, Glycine_max_v4.0, whole genome shotgun sequence DNA segment encodes these proteins:
- the LOC100785860 gene encoding uncharacterized protein: MVNDDEWVRAAMEDDTVVVELLLRLKQGTVLHKSHHQQLLPFSWGVKQPRSRSRLTSAAVSRCDAAVSTRCSPTTPLSWSAGADSYEDSSRHHHHHAAVSKATATSGYTGNSASTKRCRRKKTFAELKEEESSLLKESIYLKKEIASVNANFEAQRAKNESLKRMKLDVGSKYQNNPSSTSVEPQRLPAGQPHQRIVVSTEALIRPIQEDTHSLASESRPNRIKSTGESFFLIPDLNMVPSEDVSCTDALCGMS, translated from the exons ATGGTGAACGACGACGAGTGGGTGCGTGCGGCGATGGAGGATGACACCGTTGTGGTGGAGCTTCTGCTACGCCTCAAGCAAGGTACCGTTTTACACAAATCTCACCACCAGCAGCTTTTACCTTTCTCCTGGGGAGTCAAACAGCCGCGCTCAAGATCAAGGCTAACCTCCGCCGCCGTCTCCCGATGCGACGCCGCCGTTTCCACCAGATGCAGCCCCACCACGCCCCTCTCTTGGAGCGCCGGCGCCGACAGTTACGAAGACTCCAgccgccaccaccaccatcacgcCGCCGTATCCAAG GCTACTGCTACAAGTGGATACACTGGCAACTCTGCTTCTACCAAGaggtgcagaagaaaaaag ACCTTTGCAGAATTAAAGGAAGAGGAGAGCTCCCTGCTAAAGGAAAGCATATATCTGAAAAAG GAAATAGCGTCTGTAAATGCAAACTTTGAGGCACAGAGAGCTAAAAATGAGAGTCTGAAGAGAATGAAG CTTGATGTGGGATCAAAATATCAGAACAATCCAAGTTCAACATCTGTTGAACCGCAGCGTCTGCCTGCTGGTCAACCCCATCAGAGAATAGTGGTATCTACGGAGGCCCTCATACGTCCCATTCAAGAAGATACTCATTCACTTGCATCAGAATCTAGGCCAAACAGGATAAAATCAACCGGGGAAAGTTTTTTCTTGATACCAGATCTAAATATGGTGCCGTCCGAGGATGTTTCTTGCACTGACGCTCTATGTGGAATGAGTTGA